The following nucleotide sequence is from Bactrocera oleae isolate idBacOlea1 chromosome 2, idBacOlea1, whole genome shotgun sequence.
ttattccaaataataaataagtcaACTATTGAAGCCTTGTGCCACATGAAATTTTTACCACTTTTCTAAAAGGCCCGAACAGCAGatgaatttttttcatatcagCTCCACGACCCActctttacataattttttctccttgaaatatatggtttcttAAAATCGAAAAGCCTGCAAAATAAGATTTTGTGGAACACCTACATAAGTATCAACCTCAAAAATACTCTGAAAGACAATTTCACAGGGTTTTCATTGGGTAGCTTTCTTATTATATTCTTCAATACAATTACGGTTTCTCTCACGCCAACTGTCGGCacgcatatacataagtataagcAATTTGCATTTACTCACCCCCGGCAGTCTTTGCAATAGTCGTTTTACTCTGATAAGAAGTCTCCATTGGCTGAAAATTCGCATTTTCGATGCTCTCAGTTACAGCCGGCCAATCTTTACCATCTGGCACATTCTCCTCTAAACTGCCTGTGGCATCTGCTACATCGCGAGCCGGCGacctttttcattaaatattcatAACAATATAACACTTTTAGATACGAGTACACACAAAACTCTGCCACTAACCTAGATGTGCGCCTGGTGTGATCGGCAACATAGATATTTTCACCATCGCTCAAAGAGACATGACGTTCTCGCACGAAGCAAGAGTCATCCATTGCATCCGTTTTCTGCTTCGTTGTGAAAGTATTATTGTTTGGCTTGcaattgtttttcattttggCGCTGTTACTGTGGTCGCTACCACGATTGATTTGCGTAGATTTAATATCCTTATCCTCCTCCTTCTTCTGTGTCACATAGTGACGCGAGGGATAACGATGCGAAAGCGTATGGGTGCCGAAATTATTCACACCGAAATATGCGGACTTCATTGCAGGCAAGCTATATTGCTGCTGTTTCAGACTGCGCCCACCACCTTTTGTGCCCAACTTGGCCACTGTGTCATAGCGTTTAATCATGTCACGCACGCTGACCGGAGAATGCGACTCCGAATCGGAGGCGGCTGTCAGCAGCACATTGAAGGAGCTCACTGAATTGTTGCTCACGTTATCGTCATCGTCGACGCTCGCCGAACGTCTCTGCGGCAACCAACACTGCTGCGAATTTCGCTTCGAGTTGCTGGTGAGATCCATGTTTTGCGTGTCTGCTCGTCACAAATGTGCagattaaaaaacgaatataaaaatattaaattttttctactgaattaaatgctaatttttttaaactaaattttttaacttccaaTAAAAATCGGTACGCCACTATGTAAAttagttgtttatttttatttttttcataagtgtCAATTTTAGAAAACGATGTTGCTTCTCTCAAGTTATTTTCGTCGaatatcgaaaacttttttttctatattttaagttatattgtattgtttcttatgagtgaaatgaaaatgcttaaaaaaaaaataaacttttttgcaCAAACCGCAGCTCAgattataggtatataatatacacaaaCTATGGTTAATATAACGAAATTATCGAATATTAGCGAAGCGAATTTAACGTAGCAGCTTTTGGATATTGAATTTTTCCTCAGTCTTACACTAGTAGAGTTAACAACCCTTCTAGAGGTCAACGACCCTTGCAGAGCTAAATGACGCTTTGCTTATCTGTAGCGAGGACAACCACTCTGCTAGAGGTCTGTGATATGAAATGATTGCCGAGGTCAACAATCATTCCTAAGGTAAAGGACCTTTGCAGAGGTCACTGATCCTTTTGTTTAACTTTAGTGAGGTCAGCCACCCTTTTAGAGGTCAATGAACTTTACTACCGCCAACAACCTTTCCTgtggtcaatgacccttttttATACCTTTAGCTTTTTTAAGGTCAACAACCATTCTAAAAgtcaatgaaataaaatgattGCTGAGGTCATGGACGCTTTTGTTTGCCTTTAGCGTTAGTTCAGATGCTTTCGAAGGAAATCAGTTACTGGGATTGACATACTAAAAGAAGACATGGTAGGAAaacttttgtttgaaaataaacgCTGTATTTACGGTGTTAAGAGAAatgagataaaaatattttttcgaagagctacatgtttcaatattttaatgtaataatcGGCTGCCAATTTATACTCTCGAcagaaaccaaaaatttttggaGAAGTCATATGCAATTGTGATTTATGAAAGAAAATCTACAAAGTACGTAGTAGCAATAGCTGTCTCTCAGAGTGACTGCTTCTAACTGTAAGTTCCAAGCTAAAAAGtgtatattttcaaacatctgcATTTGACCATGACAttaaaaaacgcatttaaatttaaatatcaatatCTCAAGCCATTACACCCCAATCATTAACACCGCAACAATAGACACTCAAGTAGTAAGCAAATACTTAACAAACGATACGAGTGTGCAttgcaaattcaaatttaaactgtttttcaatttactaccaatatacacatgtatgtatgtgctcgtAGACTATAAATACTTATAGACCACAGTCTTGTCAATCGAAGGTGATACTTTGGCCCGTAGAGCACCCAAATGAGTTGCTGAATATGAACAAACCACCGAAAtcaaattaataacaataatgctaggcaaatagcaacaacatattatattttacccCACATTATTTTGCGTGCAACTGAAACCGCGGCTCATCAACGGGATGACTTGCGGTTTATATGATTTTGTAGAAATATACAAGAACTCGCAACGTATGACGAGTAAATGATGCGCAGCCACCAAAAACTAAACGTCAAACGCAATAAACTGATGGACCATGCCCACATGCTAGATAGTTTCAAAGAGTTACTACTAACTATTCGGTCAAATTACTTCGGGAATGAATTTAAGGCTGGTTTTTGTATGCGTTCGTTTCACCTCGAAATAATCAGCGATTGGCAATTGCAGCAACAGCTTCGCTTATTTCCCAAGCGAGTTAATCGTCGGCCATGCAAGTTGCGGCGTCGTTTCGGTCACACTAGGTATGCGAAGTGCTGAACCTGCACAGTCGTAATGCATAATATCTTATGTCACTGTAGTGTGATGGTGCAATTTTCGGAAGACAGCCGCTTTGCCTGAAACTTGCTGGCTATTCACATGAACAATCACACCCCAATATTATTACCACTGTTTCTCTTGTTTTTATGTAGCTTTTAAATGCATTATCAATGAAttacaattataattacatttcaCAAACATTTAAGTGTGGGTTTCCATTAAATCTTGACATTCAATAAGCGCGCAGACAGTCACATATCTGAAACCAGCGATTGCAACAACTCTATGTGTCAAGTCGATCGCGCAGTGTCTATTGGTTAGTTTGTGGTTAGAAAGTGTATAATATAggaaagtatgaaaattttggtCGCATTGATGAGGTCCGTATGCTGTAAAGTGACCTTGAACAACTGTTGCGCTAACGAGAAGCAATTTGGATCTTCGAAGTTAGGacagaaaactttaaaaatgtccGGATCTCTTTGGGTTTACAATAAACACCCACTTTAACATCATTCTTACAAATGAAATTTCTCAAACCTGGAATTTAGGCTGTTTTGCTTGTTCTGTATTAGTTCCACTGCTACTTTTTGTCGATGCAACAGAAATGCGTTGCCATAACTAAATGACTTTGATCATGAAAATAATGGTCACAGCACACGATCACACCACAAGTGTTATGCGTTTTATTGTGTGTGTATTGCAATTTGGGGTCACTTGAATTCAATGTAGCAAGTTGCTGTCattaaatcgaacaaaaaatgCATACAGCGGACAAACTTATAGGTGCTTATAGATgatgttatataaaaacaagtacCATATATGATGAAACTGTGAAGAATTGAGGAGGCTTGAAGATGCGAAACTAATCAAAGCACTGGCAGACACTCgatcgtacatatatatatctaaagttGAGCAAAACAGCGTTTGCTCGCTCACATTGGAAAGACAAAGACGGAAGGCAAACCGCATTGCAATAGAACGGCCGCAGCATCACTGCCGCAAGCGGAGCAACGGCAGCGGCGGCAATGCTAGTGACAACCAAGCGTTCATTGCTATGTTGTTCCAGCGTTCATTGTTGTGACGATACGTGCTTAGGTGCGCCAATGCAGTGGTGGAACGCGCTAACGCTGAACCGCAGACGGTATCGCAATGAAGGTCGATTTTCATGTGACTAGCTGCTTCATCGGTGTGCCGCTCTTGTTGTTTTCGTgcaatattacatatgtacaaatgtattacACATTCTTTGTGACacgggtttttttttattaccacAACTACGCTACCATTGCACTTGACAGCGCTCGTAGGTAAATGGATCAGGTTTGGCAGCGTGTGGACTTGTAGATATATAAGGCGCAGTTAAGATTATTTAGTTGATATTGCATGACTTTGGACAATTCTAATTGCAACCGCATATTTATTAGCCgtgtatatttacaaatatatgtatatgtacatgtatcgGGGTTTCCAATAGATATGATATGATTTATAACTGTCATTtcgaaagatatacgcaagaacaacattttcaaattattaaattttattatcaaaataatcgttctccaattgcaacttttcgtgcgctttttcCATTTTATGTTCGTAATAATAGTTCACCTGTGCTCGCTACTGctcgaagtaatgaaaatattgctgctGTTCAGTCAAGTGTTGCTAAAGACTAAGTGTTGTTTGTCGATTCGAAAACGGAATCAAGAATTGGGACTGTCTCAAACCATAACTAGGCGAATTTTGAGAAAGGATTTGGGTTTGCAAACATATAAAATTGTTCTCAATTAAGAATTGAAGCCACTGTACCACCGTAAACCGTCGTGCATATACTGATTTTGCCTTGaaacaacttgaaaacgataacgatttttttaagaaaatcatcttctccgatgaggctcactttcatctgagtggtgcgtAGCAAATTctcaaattattcatgaacaagcATTACATTCACCTATATTGTCATTTtgatgtggtttttggtctgaaGGAAAATCATTTCGTACTTCGTTTGAAATGAAGCTGTTGACACTGTTACTGTCacatcactcttattggaaaaccctttatatACGTACGTAGATATAATATGAATCTTAAGCTTGCACTGAGAAATAAGTTTTGCACACTTGCTTAAATCCAATACTTTTGAGTATACTTTCAATACTTCATTTTAAAGTTTCGACAAAATCTCGAGCGTTATATAGCCGCATCGTGTGTTAATCGGGCACAAGAATAAATTTAAACCAAACCGGCTTAAAAGAGGAAATATACGCTTTCTGCAGAAGCTAAAAACTTTCATGATTTCTCACAGTGTGCTAAGCGCCACTTCCTCTTACCAGCTAAAATTACCTACCGCAAGTCGAAATTTTGGCACAGTTTAACCGACATTAAAcgtaaattaaaagtaatacgATACCACTGATAATACTCGCAAACAACGTTGAAGGTCATACAGTAAGCCAAGACAATTCTTAATGTAATTTATATTCAGAAGTAATCTTAAGCGCTGATCTGCAAATGTCATAAAAGCTAATGGGTGCAGATTCATGGGATTGAGCGACATGCACGTGACTGTAGCAGTAATGCAAAGCCAGGCTTGGGCTATATGTCACATGACAGGGAACAACTGCCGTTTGTCAATATACCTACATCAAACGATGGAACATCCTCCATGAAAcgctgtttgtttttgtaaaaggcAAGCGTTGGCTTAGTTGAGTGCATTGTTTCGAATTCAGGTCAACAcggaattttaagttttttctatCAGTTGTTCGTTGGTGCCTTGACAATTTTTCCGTTTGTGGACAAGTACAAAGCACTTAAAAGGGGTGTAACTATCAATTGCGAATAAGAAAAGGCAGAGAAATAAAACTacgtataattataaataaattcgtTAATTTATGTTTAGTAGTTGCGCATAAAATACTTCCGAAAAGAAAACAACTACGAACGTTGTTGAAAAAAGCGATAATTTAGAACTTaaactgaaataaatatttaagagaTATATTAAACGATGTATGGGATACCTGTTATATTTTTCGGTTATTGAAACTTATCTTTACATAATAAGTAATTATTCTTCAAACTGCGAGTTGACACTGATCACTAGATGAATTAATAATTAAACAGTAAATTTACTTTACATGAGTTATGGTATGACACATTCAACATTGAGAGttatagaaattataaaattgttgttaaaaataaatctatgtaatatagtatatgcaaatgtatataaataacgcTGCTTGCTTTTGAAACTCTTGCTCCATTTGTATGCGACCTTTGGCGGCTGTTTTGTTTGCAGCGTTTGCGCTTGTTGATCTGTTGATTTAATTCCGCCACAAGTGGCACTATGCACAGGTAATATTTACTGTTAATAGTTGCGCTTGAATTGGAGTAGCGGGAgcgtaaacaaaacaaaaaaaccaaaaccaaataaataaatacatctcatttagtaaaaatttgtttgaactataaacaaataaatgttaaaagtataacaaaataaaaatagaagcgCGCAAGGTCAACAGAGAGACATTGAATATGCAACTACTCCAAAGccagcatacatatgtatgtacatatttatctaCATTTACGTAAGCGTGCGTCAGCTGAAGTGCCGTTAACTGCGTGAGTATGCTGCTGCGCCAAAGCAATGTCCACATTAACCGTCCATGAGTGTGAAGATTAAAGCAAACAAATATGTCAGGAGTTAGCATTGGCTCATCCGCAACCGCAACAGCTACAATGACCAACACGCTCCGCTGCAATGACACtgaactgtttttgtttttagttgtatataataaaatatcagcGAGATAAATCGTGCGCTCCGCAGACCGTAAAGGCAGCGGCGAACAAGCGCTACCCACTGCACTTGTAAATTATTTGCTCAATCAGATATTAATGACCACTTTTCATGTAAAACAATTGTCGTTCGCCCGCATTTATTCAGTCGCCAGTCGTCGCTTTGCCCacggatgtgtgtgtgtgtgtgtgtgtgcaaagcCCAAGCGAGGCTCAGGCGCTCTTAGTGGCAGCAGCAAAGGTTAAggctataaattaaattttacattatttttaagttagCTCGAATATTGAATTGTCACTTTGCAGCGGCAAAGCTGTGATGGAGAGGAAATCGCATGAATTCTAATGCTCAAGGGAGTGCGACAGCAGCACGCGCAGACTTAGATGAATCATGCGTGTTGGTTAAAACGGCTTTAAAAGGGTAATGGGGTTAATGCTGAATAACggtaacattaatattttataacaattgtagtttttatttgagaaatcGTTGAAATTGATGCGGCGCCGATAAACACATACGATTTCAGTCACAATTGTTGTAGAAATCGATATTGCATGACCTACATTTGCTAGAGGatgtgatatttttatattgattgTGTTAACTTAAAAATATGGTATTGCCATTGCCTTAACATAAGGTGGAAAGTCGCCACAACTATATAACTAGGTAATATCATATACAACCCCACGCATGAAGTCACATTTCAGCTGGTGTTTTATATAGATTGCAAGTAGAAAACGGTTCAAAATGAATTCCGCGCACAATAAATGTAtacaccatatacatatacatatatgtatgtagcaattTGTGATTGTTAACATTCATCTTGCGACTCAAATCAATGAAATTCAATGTCTCAGTCTTTTGCGTTATTGCATTTCTGGTAAATTCAAACATTACACGATAATCAATGGCAGCGATCTTTCACAGTCTTGAAATGCCAACAATAAAATCTTGACACATCGGGAATTCTGCGCAAACGCAGTGCATTTGTGACAAACTATAATAATCACTCTGTTATTGGTGAACATTTTCTTCAATACCTGTAATCGTTTAATAAGGTAAACACAGAGACGTCAATCAATGATTGGTGTGGCAAACAATGCGCACTCCCTGCCGCCTTGACGTTGAAGTTCGTTGCTTGCGTCTTTCGTTTATGTTACTACTTGTATGTTGTTGTACCAGGCGTTGAATGCAGCATAACGAATGTACTCAaaactatgtgtgtatgtgtgttagtgTTTACGGTATTATGGTGAAAATCGCCTTGAAACCATAATTAAATCATGTTGGCACTATCTGCAGTTGCTACGCATTCAAAGTTGAACGCATGCGTCGATACCTCAGCTTGATCAATgcgcattcacacacacacaccaaagCGTTTGGTTCGTCTACTCTTTGCTCCAGCTGCTCAATGTACTCTAATTTCAGGCGCATGCTTGTTAAACGCTTTATTCACCCACTTTTGTTTGTGATTTTCTTTGTTCAACGCTGGATTAACACATCATTTAGTAATGAGTACATTATACAGCGAAAAATCAAACCTTTTTTACGTTGTGCTTTTCTCGTCTTATCACGCTgcctttgttttcatttatgcATCTTTGGCTTTTGTTCTATCAGCGAATAGCTGCGGCTTTTGTTGTGTTTTCCGCGGAAGCAATTTTTCCAAAACCTCGAAAGATGAGCGTAGAGGTTTAACAATGTTGCTCGTTCACGGTTTGATATGACCGTGAGAAAAACGAACATTTGTGTggctataaaaaaattgttaagaaatattaaccaaaaacattttaacaaacTAATGTTGGATCATAAATGCAAATCttgaatgtttgtatgtacaagtgTTGAAAATTATAAAGCCTCTACTGAacatataaactatatatataccaGCGGTCGTTAGGATCCGCCTTAGCGTAGAAATTGGCATACAAAGGCTTGGATGTGGTTTCATAgacttgaatatatatttattttgtgctcCATCAGACGCATTTGCGTAAAATCCAATTGTAAAACAAAGTTTAAGCGCTTATCAAACCTACTCGCTTAATTGTAACTTTGCTGCATTGCATCGATAAAGGCCTGCCACAACAACTGACAACAGCAGATGCAATATTTATTAGTACAATGATCAAGTGAGGCAATAGTGTCAAACGTCACTGACGTCACTAAGTGCATATCAACTCTAGATGCCACTTGCCATTGTCAAAGCGTTTTTATGTTTGTcttacaattttttgtattttgcatCAAATTCCTTTAATTGTCGTTAGGCGGCAATTGATATATGTTGTTGGCATTGATGCATGTTGCAATGTAGTTATTGTAGTGGCAGCAAGTTGAAGATTATGTCTGAGTTGAGTGTCAACACCCACACCTCATCAAAACGCCCTCCAGCCGTTAGCTTGTGCGGTGCTTAAGCAATTTAAGTAAGTGGTAAACGGCAATGAGCTTATGCATCGCCAGTAGCTTGCTATTATCTGAGCTCTCGCTTGTGGTAAAATGCTGACaatacatttgttgttgctgtagttgtAGACATTTTATCAAAATTCTCAATTATTGTGCATCTAAAATTAACATTTGTTTTCATAGCGCTGAATCCATCTTAATTTAGCGCACACAAACGAACACTTTTGCACTCAGGGTATTCATGATAAagcgtatatttttatataaaacgagaaatatgcatatattgaaAACGAAATTTGAACTCTTCGCTGttatactttatatttaaattcacCTGCCACAATCTTTGGGTTGTTTTTTCTGTTTGTCAATACcgttattattacaaaaatcgCACATGAAAAGCTAAACACAAGATTACCAATTCACCTCGGCACATAAATTCACCTCAGTTGCTTAAATTGACTGGATTTCGTttcattttatacaaatttacttCAATTTTATAAACTATAAATAAGCGATCTTGATAATGATGAATAAAAGTTAGGTTTATAAAGCCACCTCGTCTGCGCCAACCCTCATCTTTAATGGTATgtcgtttgtgtgtgttttctaAAAGTAATTACCGTTATTATAATTTGATTAACCAAATCCAAAATCTAATTAAGTTGGCACTTGCCTTAACATATTCGTCTCTGCTTCGCacatattttctaatgcaaggCGTCAGCAGCTCCGCGTCCACCGACTTAGTATCGTGCCCACCAGCTAAGCACGAATATAGAATCGCAATGAAAATTGTGATCAAGGTGCCCAGGCAAGTGAACCACATGTAGGAAATTCGATACAGAGGAAATATTTCGCTGTGAATTCAAACATTTGCGAGTTGATTTAATTAAGTTaagtaaaaactatatataatatttactttgccGCCGCATTCAAATCGGTCATATTGGCTGGGCTCATTGATAAGCCTGTACCGTCGA
It contains:
- the LOC106618110 gene encoding uncharacterized protein codes for the protein MDLTSNSKRNSQQCWLPQRRSASVDDDDNVSNNSVSSFNVLLTAASDSESHSPVSVRDMIKRYDTVAKLGTKGGGRSLKQQQYSLPAMKSAYFGVNNFGTHTLSHRYPSRHYVTQKKEEDKDIKSTQINRGSDHSNSAKMKNNCKPNNNTFTTKQKTDAMDDSCFVRERHVSLSDGENIYVADHTRRTSRSPARDVADATGSLEENVPDGKDWPAVTESIENANFQPMETSYQSKTTIAKTAGGVRIIIDIFFDQEQQPVSATDVVGSRVETDIPQSRILNEFQQQAAELTRN